One Prodigiosinella aquatilis DNA window includes the following coding sequences:
- the thiD gene encoding bifunctional hydroxymethylpyrimidine kinase/phosphomethylpyrimidine kinase produces MRRINALTIAGTDPSGGAGIQADLKTFSALEAYGTSVITALVAQNTCGVQSVYRIDPDFVAAQLDSVLSDVRIDSAKIGMLAQTDIVEVVAERLRRYVVPYVVLDTVMLAKSGDPLLAADAVDAIRQMLLPQVSLITPNLPEAAALLACSPAANEQEMRQQGEALLAMGCPAVLMKGGHLSDEESPDWLFSVQSEPVRFTAPRIHTRHTHGTGCTLSAALAALRPRYNDWSATVMAAKAYLQGALEQADSLEVGKGIGPVHHFHRWW; encoded by the coding sequence ATGAGACGCATCAACGCACTGACCATCGCCGGTACGGACCCCAGCGGTGGTGCCGGTATTCAGGCCGATTTGAAAACGTTCTCCGCACTGGAAGCTTACGGCACCAGTGTGATCACCGCACTGGTGGCACAGAATACGTGTGGTGTGCAGTCGGTTTACCGGATTGATCCTGATTTTGTCGCTGCTCAGCTGGATTCTGTATTGAGCGATGTACGCATTGATAGCGCCAAAATAGGTATGCTGGCTCAGACTGATATTGTCGAGGTGGTGGCCGAGCGTCTGCGGCGCTATGTCGTGCCGTATGTGGTGCTGGATACGGTAATGCTGGCGAAAAGCGGTGATCCATTACTGGCGGCTGACGCGGTCGACGCCATTCGGCAGATGTTGTTACCACAGGTCTCACTGATCACTCCCAATTTACCGGAAGCGGCGGCTTTGCTGGCGTGTTCTCCCGCAGCCAATGAGCAGGAAATGCGTCAGCAGGGGGAAGCACTGTTAGCGATGGGATGTCCGGCGGTACTGATGAAGGGGGGTCACCTGAGTGATGAGGAGAGTCCGGACTGGTTATTCTCGGTACAAAGTGAGCCGGTGCGTTTCACCGCGCCCCGCATCCATACCCGTCATACTCACGGTACTGGCTGTACTTTGTCGGCAGCACTGGCGGCGCTACGTCCGCGTTATAACGACTGGTCAGCCACCGTCATGGCCGCCAAAGCCTATCTGCAAGGGGCGCTGGAGCAGGCGGATTCACTGGAGGTTGGGAAGGGAATTGGTCCAGTACACCATTTCCACCGCTGGTGGTAA
- the thiM gene encoding hydroxyethylthiazole kinase, with the protein MNARPVLLSAAVAADSLTQFHHRAPLVHCLTNDVVQSFTANVLLALGASPAMVVDPGEAAQFSAVADALLINVGTLERDRADAMLAAVNSANQAGTPWVFDPVAVGGLTFRTEFARELLQLKPAAIRGNASEIMALSGLNIQGRGVDSANDSLTALPAARELARRIATVVAVTGEVDYVTDGDRDWAIPGGDKIMTRVVGTGCALSAVVAAFCALAGDRLPHVATACHVMALAGGRASVQVQGPGSFIPAFLDHLYHLRAEDLA; encoded by the coding sequence ATGAACGCTCGACCTGTGCTTTTGTCTGCCGCTGTTGCCGCAGATTCCCTGACTCAATTCCACCATCGGGCGCCGTTAGTCCACTGCCTGACCAATGATGTAGTACAAAGTTTTACAGCCAACGTCTTATTGGCGCTGGGCGCCTCGCCCGCGATGGTGGTTGATCCCGGTGAAGCGGCGCAATTCAGCGCGGTGGCCGATGCGTTGCTCATCAATGTAGGTACGCTGGAGCGCGATCGCGCGGATGCTATGCTGGCTGCGGTGAACAGTGCCAATCAGGCCGGAACACCGTGGGTGTTCGATCCGGTGGCGGTTGGCGGGCTGACTTTTCGTACTGAATTTGCCCGTGAACTACTGCAACTCAAACCGGCCGCTATTCGGGGAAATGCTTCAGAAATCATGGCGTTATCCGGGCTAAACATTCAGGGGCGCGGTGTGGACAGCGCCAACGATTCATTAACGGCATTGCCTGCCGCGCGTGAGCTGGCGCGTCGTATTGCTACCGTTGTCGCGGTGACGGGCGAAGTGGATTACGTGACGGACGGTGACCGTGACTGGGCGATTCCCGGCGGGGATAAAATAATGACACGGGTTGTAGGAACCGGTTGTGCGCTATCTGCGGTGGTTGCGGCCTTTTGTGCGCTGGCTGGCGACCGTCTGCCGCATGTGGCGACGGCGTGTCATGTGATGGCACTGGCTGGAGGACGAGCATCAGTACAGGTACAAGGGCCGGGAAGTTTTATCCCGGCGTTTCTTGACCACTTATATCACCTGCGTGCGGAGGATCTGGCATGA
- the psiE gene encoding phosphate-starvation-inducible protein PsiE, whose protein sequence is MVGSTRVVMIAQGLQMILSVGLLLLAVILVVFLGKETLHLATALMISNEKDSSYMLIDSLVVYFLYFEFIALIVKYFQSGYHFPLRYFLYIGITAIVRLIIVDHDNPSYTLVYAASILILVVALYLANSQRLKRE, encoded by the coding sequence ATGGTGGGTTCAACACGTGTGGTGATGATTGCCCAAGGATTGCAGATGATACTCAGCGTGGGATTGCTGTTATTGGCTGTTATTCTGGTGGTGTTCCTCGGTAAGGAAACTCTCCATCTGGCGACAGCGTTAATGATCAGCAATGAGAAAGACTCTTCCTACATGCTGATTGACAGTTTGGTAGTCTATTTTCTGTACTTTGAATTTATTGCGTTGATCGTGAAGTATTTTCAGTCGGGATACCATTTTCCGCTACGTTATTTTCTTTACATCGGTATCACCGCTATTGTGCGCTTGATTATTGTCGATCATGACAATCCTTCCTATACCCTGGTTTATGCCGCGTCGATTCTGATATTGGTGGTAGCCCTTTATCTGGCTAATAGCCAACGTTTGAAGCGTGAGTAG
- the yegQ gene encoding tRNA 5-hydroxyuridine modification protein YegQ, with protein MFKPELLSPAGTLKNMRYAFAYGADAIYAGQPRYSLRVRNNEFNHQTLAEAINEAHLLGKKFYVVVNIAPHNAKIKTFLRDLQPVIEMNPDALIMSDPGLIMMVRENFPHMPIHLSVQANAVNWATVKFWQQMGLSRVILSRELSLEEIAEIRTQVPDMELEIFVHGALCMAYSGRCLLSGYINKRDPNQGTCTNACRWEYKVQEGKEDDAGNIVHIHQPIAVTNVEPTLGIGAPTDKVFMLEESQRPGEYMSAFEDEHGTYIMNSRDLRAIQHVERLTQMQVHSLKIEGRTKSFYYCARTAQVYRRAIDDAAAGKPFDPTLLQTLEGLAHRGYTEGFLRRHVHEDYQNYDYGYSVSDQQQFVGEFTGERRNGLAEVAVKNKFTCGDSVEMMTPGGNIQFTVEAMQNAKGQAIDVAPGNGHIVYLPVPEDISLEYALLLRNLPGTTTRNPHAK; from the coding sequence ATGTTTAAACCGGAATTACTTTCTCCGGCCGGTACGCTGAAAAATATGCGTTACGCCTTTGCTTACGGCGCAGATGCTATTTATGCCGGTCAACCCCGTTACAGCCTGCGTGTTCGTAATAACGAATTCAACCATCAGACGTTGGCCGAGGCGATCAATGAAGCCCACCTGCTGGGTAAGAAATTCTATGTAGTGGTGAACATCGCCCCTCACAACGCCAAGATCAAAACCTTTCTGCGAGATTTGCAGCCAGTAATTGAAATGAACCCGGATGCGCTGATCATGTCTGATCCGGGACTTATCATGATGGTACGGGAAAACTTCCCACACATGCCGATTCATCTTTCCGTACAGGCCAATGCGGTAAACTGGGCGACGGTGAAATTCTGGCAGCAGATGGGACTTAGCCGCGTGATTTTGTCTCGTGAACTATCGCTGGAAGAAATTGCTGAAATACGTACCCAGGTTCCAGACATGGAGCTGGAAATTTTCGTCCATGGCGCGCTTTGCATGGCCTATTCCGGACGTTGCCTGCTTTCCGGTTATATCAACAAACGCGATCCGAATCAGGGAACCTGTACCAATGCCTGCCGTTGGGAATACAAGGTACAGGAAGGCAAAGAGGACGATGCCGGTAATATCGTGCATATCCACCAACCGATCGCTGTAACCAATGTGGAGCCGACATTGGGCATTGGTGCACCAACCGATAAAGTCTTCATGTTGGAAGAGAGCCAACGTCCTGGTGAATACATGAGTGCCTTTGAAGACGAGCATGGCACTTACATCATGAATTCCCGCGATTTACGTGCGATTCAGCATGTGGAGCGCTTAACCCAGATGCAGGTTCACTCCCTGAAAATCGAAGGGCGCACCAAATCCTTCTACTACTGCGCCCGTACCGCACAAGTCTACCGCCGCGCCATTGATGACGCCGCCGCCGGAAAACCTTTTGATCCCACCCTTCTACAAACCTTGGAAGGGCTGGCACACCGCGGTTACACCGAAGGTTTCCTTCGTCGCCATGTCCATGAGGATTATCAGAACTACGACTATGGTTACTCGGTCTCGGACCAACAGCAGTTCGTTGGTGAATTCACGGGTGAACGCCGTAACGGGTTGGCTGAAGTGGCAGTGAAAAATAAGTTTACCTGCGGTGACAGTGTGGAAATGATGACGCCGGGCGGCAATATACAATTTACCGTGGAAGCGATGCAGAATGCCAAAGGTCAGGCTATTGATGTCGCACCTGGTAATGGTCATATCGTTTATCTGCCCGTACCGGAAGATATCTCGCTGGAATATGCTCTGTTGCTGCGCAATCTGCCAGGAACAACCACCCGCAATCCGCATGCGAAATAA
- a CDS encoding glutathione S-transferase C-terminal domain-containing protein, with product MSGLVNGQWVNGEIAAEEIKNGAFHRQTTTFRETDITPQAGRYQLFVSYLCPWASRTLIFRKLKALESVISLSVAEPRIGEQGWEFNTPQDVGDQIAPIHYLHQLYTASDARYTGKVSVPVLWDRQEGRIVNNESADIIRILNSAFDGLTGNSLDFHPPALREDIDAWNSLIYDNINNGVYKTGFAKTQHHYDQAVVALFDTLNKVETQLATHRYITGNTLTEADWRLFVTLVRFDTAYHGAFKCNIRRLEDYPHLSNYLRELYQWPGVRDTVNLEHIKIGYYSILWLNPTGIVPQGPHIDLERPHNRAGVGR from the coding sequence ATGTCAGGTTTAGTCAACGGTCAGTGGGTTAATGGTGAGATCGCGGCAGAAGAGATCAAAAATGGCGCGTTCCATCGTCAGACAACGACGTTTCGGGAAACTGACATCACCCCACAGGCAGGACGCTATCAATTGTTTGTTTCCTATCTTTGCCCGTGGGCATCCCGTACCCTGATTTTCCGTAAGTTGAAAGCGCTGGAATCAGTGATTAGCCTCTCCGTCGCCGAACCCCGTATTGGTGAGCAAGGCTGGGAATTCAATACGCCACAAGATGTCGGAGATCAGATAGCGCCCATCCATTATCTGCATCAACTGTATACCGCCAGTGATGCGCGTTACACCGGTAAAGTTTCCGTGCCTGTGTTATGGGATCGTCAGGAAGGACGTATCGTCAACAATGAATCGGCAGACATTATTCGTATCCTGAACAGCGCCTTTGATGGATTGACCGGCAACTCACTGGATTTTCACCCTCCGGCGTTGCGAGAAGACATTGATGCCTGGAATTCGTTGATTTACGACAACATCAATAACGGCGTCTATAAAACCGGCTTTGCCAAAACACAGCACCACTACGATCAAGCCGTCGTGGCGCTGTTTGACACGTTGAATAAGGTAGAAACCCAGTTGGCGACGCATCGCTATATTACTGGCAATACACTGACCGAAGCTGACTGGCGGTTATTCGTGACGTTGGTACGGTTTGATACCGCCTACCATGGCGCGTTCAAATGTAACATTCGCCGGCTTGAAGACTACCCGCATTTGTCAAACTATCTGCGCGAACTGTATCAGTGGCCGGGTGTCCGCGACACCGTCAATCTTGAGCATATCAAAATTGGGTATTACAGCATTCTGTGGCTTAATCCCACCGGGATAGTGCCACAGGGACCACACATTGATCTTGAACGCCCCCACAATCGTGCCGGAGTGGGACGTTAA